The Glycine soja cultivar W05 chromosome 19, ASM419377v2, whole genome shotgun sequence genomic sequence TATCCTGCCGGTGGTTCACTCATTGGTCCAGGTGCTGGAGCTCCAATTGTGGGGATAGCTCCTCTTGTTGGTGCTTATGGGGGATATAAAGGTGACACTGGTGACTGGCCGCCGCGGTCCATGTACTCAGCTCCAAGGGATGAGGCATCTACAAAGGAATTTTCAGTTCGATTGGTTTGTCCAACAGGAAACATTGGAGGTGTGATAGGAAAAGGTGGTATGATAATCAATCAAATTAGGCAGGAGTCCGGGGCAACAATCAAAGTTGATAGTTCAACAACAGAAGGAGATGAATGCTTGATAGCCATTTCGACCAAAGAGGTGAAATTTTGATCACCTTTTCTTTGatttccaaatttaattttatggtaTGATTTGTGCTATATTTGTAACATTTTGCTAAATTATGCTTGTAAGTAGTAACCATTTCAACAACAGAGAAGTACTGATCACCCAGTAGGCTATTTTTCCACTTTGTCCTATAAATGTGTCTTTGTGCTGTGCATTTTGTGATATTTATAAATTGTGCTAATGCAGTTCTTTGAAGAGACTTTCTCTCCAACAATAGAAGCAGCTGTGCGTTTGCAACCTCGATGCAGTGAGAAGGTTGAAAGAGATTCAGGAATCATCTCTTTCACTACCCGTCTGCTGGTACCAACCTCACGTATTGGTTGCCTTATTGGTAAAGGGGGGTCTATCATAACTGAGATGAGGAGGCTTACAAAAGCTAACATTCGCATTATTTCGAAGGAAAATCTTCCTAAGATTGCATCTGAAGATGATGAAATGGTGCAGGTAAGGGTACTTTCATACTTTGTTCTAGTAATGTTGTCTTTGATAAAAGTCCTAACATTCTGTCCTACAACATTGGCTCCCCAACCCCCTCATTAGATTTCAGGAGACCTTGATATTGCCAAGGATGCTCTAGTGCATGTACTTACGCGGTTGAGAGCAAATCTTTTTGATAGGGAGGGTGCTCTCTCTTCATTCCTTCCAGTTCTGCCATATCTCCCTGTTTCAGCAGATGGATCAGATGGCCTAAACTATGATGGTAGAGATGGTAAAAGACATGGACGTGGACATTCATATTCAAGTGGGTATGGAGGCTCAAGTGATTTAGCAGCTGGTGACATTTATGGAAGCTATGGTGGTTCTCAGGTACTTCTATCTAGTCGAACATGAGTTTAGGATAAGATTTACATGTGCTGGAGTTTTTCAAGTTGTCAAATTGTTTCCTCCTGTTCTATGTTTGATATATTGCTTCATACATCTGTAGCTTGGAAGCAACAGTGCTTATGGGGCTTATGGAAGTTATTCTTTGGGACGGTCTAGTACTGCTGGGTAATCAATCTTCCCTGATGTCTAACTTCTTGCttgagttttttctttcttttagttttcCCTGTAATTTTCATCTTAGatgaatataatttataagctTTGAAGATGAACCTAAGTACCTAACATAAGATAACTGCTCTTTAGTTGAAtctttaatttctgctgtgATCTAATTTAAGGACTGAAGGGCTGGATTCTACTATTAATCATGTTGAAACTTCTGTTATGGAAGCTTCTTATAAGTACAACAATGTAGATTTGATTTGTGCCTGTTTATCcgtgtatttattttatagaaaattataaattaattttttctttttattttctggtGTTTCCTTCCACAAGTTGTTTTCAATTGTGTGGTACTTAGCATTGTATACAGAAGttacattatttaaaaagttaacctcaccatatatttaaaataaattgtttttatataaataccAAAGATcttagataaatttaaaaacattgaaTTAAAACTATCAAATGCAGATATTAATTAGTCAGAGTAATTCATCTTGACCAGTAATTTCCAATTGGACGTAATTCAATAAATGTAAGGGAACTTCAAAACCTATGGATCAAACTTCAAAGATGCACGGAGCTTGAATtgcaagacaatttttttttttcttttgataagaAATTAATCTGATGGCTGGTATTATGTGAGCAGGAAATACATACTTTTGTTGTTCGCAAACAGAGTTTGAGTGATAAGCAACGAGAGCCAAAGTGGTGTTACTGTTGGCATACCAACCTTTCATTTTTGCATGGGTTGTGGGCCGACCCCCTTTAAGTCCTGTCCAACTTCCTTACTAAGTGGGCTGTGTAAAAGCCCCCTGATTAGGGTAAGGGGGACTACTATAGTGGGCCAGAGGGGTTAAACCTAATTTGCAACCCATAAAGTGGGAAAATTTATGAGAGGATGTAtcagtattttaaaataataattttaacttaaatatcCTTACTTTGAGGTGTTTTCTAAAATGCCATTTTCCAGAATTAAGTTACCTTACATTCCTAGTTTCTTTATTCTTTCCTGTTTCTGAAGAGGCCATTCATACTGACAATTTGTTATGAGTATTCCTGAATTCATCAATTCTGATATTTAGTACCTGTTTCCAGGTTGTCAAGTCAGAGTGGTGCTTCTAGGAGGAGAAACCATGCTTACTAGACTTAATGGTCCATGCAGGTAGAATGCAATGTTCATAAATGCATTTATCTTTTATCTGGCAACTTCCTATAATTTAGATTTAGAACAGTGTCATTAGTATGTAAGAGATTGATATCTTAACCTGACCAGTGCCCGTTTAGAATTCTGATGCTCTTGTTTTCCCTTTGTTCCTTTTCCCTTACCACCCAAACAGCTGAGATCTATGAAGCCTGCAGCCTGCCTACTGCCTAAACCAGAAGACCTGATGAACCAGGGTTTGACAAACTTATGGCCCACCCTGAAGCTTCTACTTAGAGGACCAAACATATGTGGAGACTATTGAAATTGGCCATGTCCATTTTACCTTAATTCCCAAGCTTGATAACTTGTGCACCCAAGAACCTATAAAGCTGGCTTGCCTTTGCTTCTGTTTTTATTATTGTGGTTCATTTGTCTTTAAAACTGAAAACACCATGTAGCTTTGATCAGCCTGCAGTTGTAtactatttaatgttttttggttttattttctCATAGTTCACTGTCACATGCAGTATGAACTTTTCTGGttatttgaatttcatctttttCCTTCTAAGTTGACCTTATTATATACATCAAAGTTTGGTGGAGTTTTGGTGTCGTGTATTGCAGGTGCCACTCTTTGCCTATAATATATCATCTTGAGCAGGTAAAGGCGTGTTGCATTATTTGATTCTGATATTCCATACTTATGGTTATTGTTAAGTACCTTGCCCAACTACACCTTTTTAGTTTGAAGTTATGAAAGCCGTTCTTAGTATGTTGTTAATGTTAACTTAACTACTGAAGCTCATAGTAAGAAATAAGTTGTTTGAGGAAAGATAATTGCATGGCATGTATGGTCTTTAGTGATTCAGAAATATCTGGATCTGTTTGATGAATTTTGTTTTGAGAATAAGTTGTGAAAGCTTGAAGGCACTCTAGCAGCAGGGGTGGTGATGGTGGCAGTGGCCGTGGTCGTGGTAGTTTgaagtgaaaatagaaaatttattaaaacgttaaagaaaacaaaaacatctaaaacgtattttaattttctgcaCTAAAAACAGATTATGAGAAAGAAGtcttaaaaaattagataataaaaaaatagacaccTAAATagattttgtctaatttttgaaaataaagaacttttaaaaatatttaatagtattCAAACAGGCCATCTCCTGTTGCgcgtttcttttctcttttgt encodes the following:
- the LOC114398022 gene encoding KH domain-containing protein HEN4-like, with protein sequence MGGQRSGYGKRPHSQSDHDNGPNKRRNHGDDREQFVIDLEDTVYRYVCPGRKIGSVIGRGGEIVKQLRVETKAKIRIGETVPGCEERVVTIYSPSDETNAVEGGGNYVSPAQDALFKVHDRVVAEDFHGDQDDDGGQQVTAKLLVPSDQIGCVIGKGGSIVQNIRSETGAQIRILKDDHLPLCALSSDELVQITGDASVVKKALCQIASRLHDNPSRSQHLLTSAVPGVYPAGGSLIGPGAGAPIVGIAPLVGAYGGYKGDTGDWPPRSMYSAPRDEASTKEFSVRLVCPTGNIGGVIGKGGMIINQIRQESGATIKVDSSTTEGDECLIAISTKEFFEETFSPTIEAAVRLQPRCSEKVERDSGIISFTTRLLVPTSRIGCLIGKGGSIITEMRRLTKANIRIISKENLPKIASEDDEMVQISGDLDIAKDALVHVLTRLRANLFDREGALSSFLPVLPYLPVSADGSDGLNYDGRDGKRHGRGHSYSSGYGGSSDLAAGDIYGSYGGSQLGSNSAYGAYGSYSLGRSSTAGLSSQSGASRRRNHAY